From the genome of Magnolia sinica isolate HGM2019 chromosome 12, MsV1, whole genome shotgun sequence:
tagttgggttgaaatttgatggcttgaaatcttaaatttggcttgcaagtaaacgacccaatttacttaagtttgagttcattttctaaagatattcgcgtttctcacatactttgttccgagctcaagttgtgcgtttttgaatgctatttggacttgattcccgagatggttgtcaagcccagtaaggcggtcataatcgtatagcttcgttgtaatcggacttttgacgcacggtccatgtccgatacagagtttcaagatactcccgagagcaaataggttttgaaattgatcctaggtttttaagtaacgtAGATTAGTGATTCTGCTGGTTTTGggccttgcagttcatatagaaaatGATTCGAACTAACttgccgattaattcagtttagtactcaATTAATTTTCTTCTAATATCTAAAAGATTCGGTCTGTAgctatttctgcctgaggtggtactcgggtcattgtacggattttttcgataCGTTAcaattacttttatgaatatcttgaattattgttaatcttaaaggataactatcactatgagtagggcgttgaccctctccaaccgaacagatgatgcaggtgatataTAGATTGAAAACCTAGAGGACCATCCTCCcatggaagattatactaaatgaataagaagataattttatgatttagttttatacttccgctgcaaactcgataaatgcAATAAGCTATCATTAAGAGGACATTtaattatttactgaattcttttactctgatgaaataatcaatacagccGATTTTATTTTCATGAATGTTACTTTTatgaatgtatctagatgtaatctaaattaaaaaaaattactaataataaggtgcaatttttagagcatctaatttatacattattaacacccggttttcaaggacacaagtataaactcttgatATGAAAAATTTGAAATGTTGTAGTAATAAATACTACATTAATGAGGGTTCGTATGTCACTTTCACCCTTTTTCAAAGGTGAAGCGATTGGGGGGGTGTTGCAATGTGGCCCATTATCGTCATTCCTCATGAGAGCCAATCAGGGCAGAATATTACATGTGATTTATACAAATCTAAATAATGTATTTGAATATTTGAAAAGATTTCTTAGTAAACAACAGCTGAAATGTATCGAACAATGCCACGTCAATATTTAAGCGGCTGACAGAGAAGCAATCATTGAGGAACGGTTACAGGACAGATGGGTAAAGGAGAAATAGAGGAAGCCCAGTAATGGCGAACGGTTATGGCAACAATCAGAACATGAAAAGGACCTCATCCTCTAAATATCGCATGATTCTGTTTACACAttaagcgagtggctgaatatgTGACCGATCTCATCCCATTCCAATCATATACTACATCTCGTgattggggtcattgttgttagGTTTGAATATACAGTTAATGTCTCTCTATATAAGTGCTTTGGGTCATAGCTGAGCtggaattttaatttcaattttaagACCACTGGGATACTCGAAAACCACAACAATAGAAGTACGACGTAACCAGCAGGGATCAAGGGGCCACTGTGTATGGTTTTTATCAACACTATACTCCCATCTTTTTTCCCTGTCATTTAGGGTACCATATCAAAacctgaggcagatccaaggctcgaatggaccacacagtagatattaatcatataccgttgaaatctttttggggccacacgagttctgaatcaagataatatttttgtttttctttcatccatatcCATGTTACCCAACGACAGATTAGATggcaatgtttcaacggtgggtttcCGTATCACGCTGcgtcctatggtgtggtacatttgaaccTTGGTtctggggaacggattggctactccccatgccaccagcccgtggctggtgtcggtgctgtgggccctctatgatgtatgtgcttcatccattttgttcatccatttttacatatcattttatggcctgatcccaaaaataataggaatataaatctcaagtggaccgcaccacaagaaagcactagtgattggatatccaccattaaaatcttccaaaggcccactgtactgtttatttgacgtccaatctattgattaggtcatacagacccagttgaagggaaaaaaaacaaagatcagcttgatccaaatcttttatgcccccaaaaagtttttaatggttgaagttcattcaactctgtttccagtaatgtggtccacttgagattgggatatacctcagttttgatctcataccataaaatgattaaaaaaaatagatggccggcatagatgaaacacatacatcatggtgggcccacagagcaccgaccatcagccattggctggtggcagggggagtagccaatccgtttcctaggtCTGCTTCATTTCTTGGGACGCGGATATCCttcgaaagcctttagcaggaatcTCCTGCGCAAGGatcttgggtggggcccactgcaatgcatGAGAAACTCatcccgtctatccattttgcgatctcattttaggaagcgagacaaaaaaaaatgaggtggatacaaaactcaagtgggtcacaccataaggGAAATTGGGgaacattgaaaccttcatggctCCACTtagtttatatgctatccaaaccgtttataaggtcattccaagTGGGATAAAGtcaaaacaccaaaaatatatcTTGATACATCACTTTTATGGCCACAAAAATGCTTCAACAGTGCTTattgaattcccactatttcatctcgtgtggctcacttgagtgttggatacacctaTTTTTTAGTCGCACGTCTTAAAATTAGTTCTCCGTTCAAAGGAGTGGAATTTacaaatacatctcagtgggccccaccagcatctTTGCGGTGCACGAACTTCTTGCGAAGGGCTTCAGCAGAAATCCCGTCCATTTTTTGAATTATACCCAAAAGTCCAATggaaaaaggatgaacggcgtgaataaaacCGTACATCCCGGTGGCCTCTCATAGCCCTGTCCACGTCCGCTTAGGCTCGCGTCTACCTGATACGTACCACTAAGCTTACAGTCAGAACGCGCCCTGAGGATTCGGGCGCTGGGTTGGGGTGGAGATCCGATTAGGTGAGAGCACGGACCCAAGGTGCAGCTcttaccgtggagcccaccttgatatatgtattctgtatccttgccgttcatccgtttttcaagataattttataatattatccaaaataatgaaatagatccaattatcaggtggaccataccataagaaacggtggtgattgccCATTAATGGACCACGAAGATTTTGGGTCaaacttatattttttttttcccttcatcgaggcttatgtaaccttataaacaaactgggtggcaaataaacagtagAGAAACATTACACTGCgccctatgaaggttttaatggcagGGCGTtcgattaccactatttcctatggtatggtccatctgataagTAGACTGCGTATTTTTGCCTTAAAGActaaaaataatctgagaaaaacggatggatcgcgtggatacagaatacatagataaagatgggtcccatgctaagggccgcaccgtctcggGTGAATCGGGTGTGGCGTAATCCGCTCATGCTTGGGAGTCGCTGTCCGTATCTCCCTATTTAAGGCTGCACGCGAAGACAGTAAATAGAGAGAGATGGAGGAAGTGAGTCTAGTGTTCCTGCCAACCCCAGGTATCGGACACTTGATCTCTACCGTGGAATTAGCAAAACTCCTTGTTAAGCAGAAGCCCTTCTCCATCACAATTCTAATGATGCGCCTTCCTGTCAGAGACACCGACGCCTACATCAAATCCGTTTCCGCCTCTGGCCTCAACATCCGATTCGTGGACCTCCCTTTGATCCAGCTCTCACCCTCTGTGGAGAGTCAGGGCCCACCATCAGTCACGCCTTTATTTATCGAAAGCCACAAGCCCCTTGTCAACGATGTCGTTGCAGGAATACTCAACTCAAAAAAGACCCGAGTGGCCGCATTGATCATCgacttcttcatgaccaccatgATCGACGTGGCAACGGAGCTAGGCATCCCTGCATACATATACTTCACATCTGGCGCAGCCTCGCTAGCGCTCATGCTATATCTTCCGACGCTCCACACCCAGATACCCTGCGAGTTCCATGAATACCAAGGAGAAGTAGTGATTCCTGGGATGCGGCCGTTGCCTCCCAACGTCATGCCAACGCCACTGATGAACAAGAAAACTGACGGGTACGCATGGTTCGTCCACCACGGCCGAAGATTCCTTGAAACACAAGGAATCATCATCAACACATTCTCCGAGCTAGAGCCGACCCCACTCAAAGCGATGGCCGATGGTCGATGCTTGCCCGATCACGCCACTCCACCTATCTACCCAGTGGGACCATTGATCGCTCTCGACGAGAATTCCCAATCCAAATCGAGCGTCTTGATCGAGTGGCTGGATCAGCAACCCCGCACATCGGTTGTCTTCCTATGCTTCGGAAGCAGGGGCGCCTTCTCCCTGCCGCAGGTGAAGGAGATCGCACTGGGGCTGGAGAAGAGCGGGCACCGGTTCCTTTGGTCACTGCGGTGCCCTGCATCAGAGAATCACAGCATGCCGGTCGATGCGGATTTGGACCACGTCTTGCCGGATGGTTTCTTGGATAGGACCAAAGGGCGGGGATTGGTGTGGCCGTCTTGGGTGTCGCAAATGGCAATCCTCGCCCACCCGGCGGTTGGAGGCTTTGTTTCGCACTGTGGCTGGAATTCGATCTTGGAGAGCTTATGGTTTGGAGTGCCTATATTGGCATGGCCTCTGTATGCTGAGCAGAAGCTCAACGCTTTCCAGCTGGTGAAGGATTACGGTCTGGCCGTGGAACTGAGGTTGGATTTTGACGGAGATGGGTGGGTTAGCGCAGAGGATTTGGAAAGGGGAGTAAGGTGTTTGATGGATGACTGTGAGGAAGGGatgaaagtgaggaagagagcgAAGGAAATAGGAGAGGCGAGCAGGTCTTCTGTGAAAGATGGGGGCTCTTCTTTAGCTTCCTTGGAGCGTCTTACGGACTTACTCACCCATGGTTCAACTAACTGAGGAGATGGCAAGGTAGAGCCACGAGAATCTGAATATGTTAGAACTATAGGTCTGCATATCATGTACCAGGTTAAGATATCAATTTGGGCCGTATATCTAAGTAATCGTTGTTATGAATAAATTCATGGGTTATTTAGAAGGAACATTTCCCACGTATACTTTATCAGGCCACCAAAGATACACGGTGCGCACCCTTGACCTGAGCTGCGGCACATTACTCATACATGGAGTATACTTAAATTATATATTCATATTCTTTCTCCAAGGCTTAGTTTACATGTACTCTTAAGTCCACAATTCCAAACATTCAACAACACATCTCACATTCAATTATTTCAATCACATACATACATGAAccattaagaaaatttttaagaaaattttcacgCATTCgattcaaatgtttatatcatTCATAAAAGCTAAGCATTTTACAAAAGCTTATTAATTTAGAGCTTTATTAAACCATTGACTAATAAGTACTTTAACCATTCAGAATTTCAAGCTACTTAACGTAAATCAGTTCAGAAACATAactaaagaaataataaaaatttcaacTAAATATGCTAGTGATTTAACACATTCAGCCCGTTTTCTTCAAGATGGGGTAATTGCCCTTATTAATCGTCCACTAAATTTGtacagtttttccatcaatataaCATCGGTAGGTCAAGCCCGATAAGTGAACCCATGACAGTTTAtgcacatcataattaaaataaaaacttgtAAGTATCATGAGatacatggatgtatgaatgcatcaaatgggttgatcaatccacttgcttgagttggatttCATCAACCCACATCTCTACTTTCTAGGGTAGGCTTCTACTATCTTGTTACGCTTCTACATATTATGGGCATCCAGGGATGGTCCCCTAGGTCACCCGATACTGTAACTACAGGTCATCCAAGAAGTGGCCCTATGTATTCAACGCAGTTATGTGATGCATGACATATATGCATGAGAATGACTAATGCATCATATTAATAATTGTCACATATATAATAGTATATGCTTTTTTGATTCTAAGTAGATTCAACAATACACTcaatacaaataataaaaaaaaaaaaaaaaaaaaaaaaaaaaaaaaaaaaaacaacaacaaccaaTAAATCAACTATTTTAATCACAACTGTGAGGAAACTAGTTGGGATCACTTACCTGAATTTTGGTAATGTGGATTCCAATATGTTACCTCGAGATCAATTTTTGTGCAATTTTCTAATTACATAACTCAATTATCACTAATTGCATCTACCTAAACCTATTTGATTAATTCAACATTGGTAAATAAGTTCTTTAACTTAGGATAACCCATATGAAGAATTCAACCGCCAAAGTTTGAATTCTCTTAGATATCATCTACAATACATATGACTAACCAAAGCACTCTAATCATCCTATTATCTCTAGATGATCAAGTGTTATTGTTAATTTACATTatataaattaaatattaaaGTTCTAAACAAACAGAAGATTTTAGCGTTTTGTCGACCGATCAAATCGATCGGTTGACATTACCTTCGATCGgtcaaaataaaatatgaattttaacaATATTCACTAGACACTTTTTGTTCCTTTCGATTGATTGAAATTATTTATTTGATCGGTTGAATTGCCATATCTACCGGTCGAACACATTCTAATTTTTAGGATTTAGTTGTTGGACCGTTTGGACTATTTTCAACCGGTTGAAATGATCAATTGGATGATCAAAATGACCCTGCTAGAATTTTTCAAATGATCttaaatctataaaaaaaaatttagtttCCTTATTTTCTTAGTTCCTCTTGTTTTAAATGATCCATTGATCATATAGGacagatctggaccatccattgatatcacaaaatttcaaattgagAATGGGCCAATAGATCACTTAGATCCAAACAATCCATGCtttcaaaatctaattcaaagTATAATAGATACGATCATAATCTTTCATCCTTATGGCCTATCAAACGGTCAGATCCACCCACACATTCTGGATAATAAGTTAGATCTATCCCAAAATAAGCACAAATGGTGGGGATCATATCTGGTTTGTTCGATCACCATCTTACAATAGaaagtttaatatatatatatatatatatatatatataaatgattcAGATTAGATCTAACAACACTGATGGTCCACAAACAAATTaatattcaatttcatgtttatgaTTAAATCTAATtagtatggcccatccattgattAGATTGATATTAAAATTAGGGATCTGTTATCATTCGGCCCTTAGGATCGAATGATCCGTTCGGATCCATCCAAAAGCAATCAGATGCAAGCAATTTTAATCCATTCATTAAAATATTGTTATCTGGATTCGAATTTCCAAATCATCTCCTCTTAGGATTATGCAATGAT
Proteins encoded in this window:
- the LOC131221283 gene encoding anthocyanidin 3-O-glucosyltransferase 2-like, with product MEEVSLVFLPTPGIGHLISTVELAKLLVKQKPFSITILMMRLPVRDTDAYIKSVSASGLNIRFVDLPLIQLSPSVESQGPPSVTPLFIESHKPLVNDVVAGILNSKKTRVAALIIDFFMTTMIDVATELGIPAYIYFTSGAASLALMLYLPTLHTQIPCEFHEYQGEVVIPGMRPLPPNVMPTPLMNKKTDGYAWFVHHGRRFLETQGIIINTFSELEPTPLKAMADGRCLPDHATPPIYPVGPLIALDENSQSKSSVLIEWLDQQPRTSVVFLCFGSRGAFSLPQVKEIALGLEKSGHRFLWSLRCPASENHSMPVDADLDHVLPDGFLDRTKGRGLVWPSWVSQMAILAHPAVGGFVSHCGWNSILESLWFGVPILAWPLYAEQKLNAFQLVKDYGLAVELRLDFDGDGWVSAEDLERGVRCLMDDCEEGMKVRKRAKEIGEASRSSVKDGGSSLASLERLTDLLTHGSTN